TTCTTTTCCTTTCTACTAATTTGAGTTTTTTGATAGGAACATTTGTTTTTTTGTATCGACTTGAGCTGTTTATGTTGCCAGAAAACTAAAACTAGGGTGAATCCGATTTTTTCCGTTGAGAAGCTCACTCCATCTTTTTTCAGATTTGCTAGAGGACATTAACATGTTGCGGAGATGGAAGAGAagtgaaaagggaaaaagggGTAAATGACATGAGGCAGCACATGCATATACTTAAATGTTCACATTTGGTTACATCATATATGCCTCTCAGGATGACGGAAGATACACATTTTACAAGTACAAGGGGGTAATACGTCTTCAACATAGTTTCGTGTGTAGTTGGAGCTGCGGAACAAGATAAGGGGGGTATTTATGGTTCCACAAGCAATTAAAGAGACATTTATAAAAGAAGTATATGCACTAGTATGAAATCCAGTAGATATACATGaatggacacaaaaaaaattctaacctTGTCAGtgtcaacatcatgcataatgGCATTGATGACTTCCTCACTGTTGCCACCATCCTCATCACTCAAGGCACTGCGCAGCTCCTCGATTTCTATGTAACCACTCTGATCTCTGTCAAAAACTGAAAATGCTTTGTGCAGGTGCTCATCATTTGCCATTTTTCTGAGATGAACAGATACAGCAACAAACTCCCCATAATTTAAGCTTCCATCTCCATCAACATCCGCCTATAAAAGTGAAGCAGAAGATAAAAAAGggaacaattataataatattagacgcttgacttataaatatatatatttagtcttcgtaaagttgaaagaaaatccAATCAAGTGAAATGAAGAGCATGAGAATGCTTACAGCTTCCATAAGAATCTGAAGATCAACATCAGGGATCTGATGGCCAAGCTTTTGCAGACCATTTTTAAGTTCTCCAAGGTTAATCTTGCCTTTCTTTCCTGTATCCATCATATCAAATGCGTCCTTCATTCCAGCCACTTCTTCCGCTGATAAAAACTCGGCCATAATCTGTGCAAGCAATGAAGAAAGAATATAACACCCGAAACTTTTGTGAGAAGGCAGAAAATCTTTTGTCCTTATTTTGGGCTTTAAGAATTAGGCATATGAAGATATCCTTCTGAGAAGGTGCAGAACGCTAATGATATGTAACTGCAAATGAAAAGGGAATATTTTACCGTTAGAGCTCTTTTCTTGAGCTTGTTCATTACTGAAAATTGTTTAAGCCTTGCTTTCACAGTCTCACCCAATGAGACATTTGGtgctttctttatattttgtaacCAGGTGTGCTCTGCATTCATGTATATGCACGAAAGCCCCAAAAAAGTCACAAAATTGAACTTATGAAACTAAGAGAGAACAAACAGCAAGCAAATGAAAGTATAGCATCTCAAGGATTAACAAACATTACCAAGAACCTGCTGAGCTGTGAGTCGTCGAGTTGGATCCGGGTCAAGCATCTTCTTTACAAGATCCTTTGCATTATCAGAAACCTTAGGCCATGGATCTCTCTTGAAATCAACCACAGACCGAATAATTGCTTGGGCTACTCCTTGTTCAGTCTCTGCACATATTCAGTAGAATTTTAGGCAATTACTGAGAAAGCTGTGAGTAAATTAATGGAAGCACAAAGTACTGACTATCACAggccaaaaggaaaaaaaggaacTTTGATTTTGAATTGGTCCAGGAAGAGGTGGGATTCACTCTTGCAGCCACCCTCACCTAGTCATCGACGATGTTAACAACGCATCAATATGTTTCAAATTCCATTTCATTTTGACACTCATTAATAAATTACCAAGTTCTAAGAAATGAATAGTATGCACCAAGGTTGATTTACTTTGTTATTTGTCGGTGAACCGAGGTATTACTTGTTACCTAAAGAAGGCAAATAAAAGAAACGGACCTGCCCAGAAAGGTGGAACACCACAAAGAAGAATATAAAGGATAACTCCAGCACTCCAGACATCAACCTCCGGGCCATAATTGCGTTTTAGGACCTCTGGAGCCATGTAATAAGGACTTCCCACAATCTCATTAAAGCGTTCCCCTGTTAAACATATTAAAAGATGATTCCAACATTAATCTTTTTTAGCatgaaaaaaagttacaacACACTATCATTACTTATTGCATTACCGGGTTTAAAGAACACTGATAATCCAAAGTCAATAGCCTTCAAAGGAGCAGTTTCTTTCTTGTTACCAAACAGAAAGTTCTCAGGTTTGAGATCACGATGCATTACTCCATGCATATGACACATCTGCAATGTCAATTGAAACTCCGTaagttgaaaattgaaagaagaaCAGCCATTTCTTGAGGAAACATAATGCAACTGTAAAGTGAACATTGACCAAAGATGTATGAGCAACCACATAGATTAAATTGTATAAACTTGGGATAATTAGCCATCATGTTTGCGTCGGTTACCAGTTACCACCCTGTTCTTATAACAACTAAATGTAGAAACATGAACTTCTTAAATCCATTCCATAAAATGAATGTCTCTCTCTAATCTGTAGTTATGTAAGTTGAGCTCTCATGTCATTATGTTCACCAAATACAGTTTAAAATTGAACCCTGTTAGCAACAGTCCTATGCTATACTAACTGATGCTGAAAGCAAGCTACAATAGATCTCCCCCTCTGAAAATAGACCATAAAGACCGGCATCTTACTGGTTACTGATAGTTATTTTACATTTCTATTATTCTAATTGCATCTATAAAAATAAGCTCTCTGTCTAAAACTATCACAAATTGCGATTCATTTTCGACATTTGGATGGTGAAATCCTGTGTGATTAGCTTCCTTAAGTTTCATTTAAATGGTTGGCACGaaagtatataattttaaagGTATTTGCATGAGAAAAATATAGGACAATGAAACAGTTGCCAAGAAAGCAAAATTCACAAGACAAGATAAGAAAGATAGAAAACCTAACAACATTTAGAGCATGAATACACTTTTTACCTAAGTTGCTCGAACTCTCCAAAATTGTTGCCCCACCCCcgtcggatcctccaaaaatgcactacttttggaggatctgaCACACACATGTCGATATCTTTGAAGAGTTCGAGCAACATAACTTTTTACTATATTTGACATCTAGGTTTAGTGATATTGGAAGATAAAATCTAGTCTAATTAAATGCTATAGGATCTCAACGTGtaaaatgaatcaaataaaaacattaagcACTCATTTACACAAGCAAAGTAGATCCTGAGCTAAGAAAGGGAGTGTCCTATCTACCAAGAGAGTGCAGGCAAACTCAGAAAAGGAGTGGCAGTTATCGACATAAGAAAGTAGGAAAATTTACTGAAGAAGTGGGAAAGATATTCTTAAAAGAGATTCTTCGACAAGAACATTCATTCTGCTTACAAACATGAAACTTCAATCTCAACATTCCTTTCTAGTCTAAATTGACACTTTCAGTTGGCATTGTCAATTCAAACTTCATTAACATAATCCTAAATTAGCAACCCCTAAATTacatgaaataaacaaacaagtAACAATTATAGATGAAAAGCAAAGACAAGCATTAATTAGTAAAACTGTACCTGAACAACTTCTACTATAGTCTTCATAATAACCGCAGCTGCTCTCTCTGTATAATGTCCCCTGGCAACAATCCTATCAAACAACTCACCCCCCTCACAAAGTTCCATCACAATATGCACTGCATTATCATCCTCATAAGTGTCCTTCAAGGTCACAATATTAGGATGTTTAGGCAAATGCTTCATGATCTCAACTTCTCTCCTAACATCATCTATATCTACAGCAGTCCTAAGTTTCTTCTTTGATATCGATTTGCAAGCATATTTGTCCCCTGTATCAACATCAGTACATAAATATGTAACCCCAAATTCTCCTCTTCCTAGCTCACAACCaagatcatatttttcttgaatattgTGTCCTGTTGGATCTTTCAACACAACAAGCTTGTTTCCATCACCTCCAGATGCTTGAGTTGCACCATAATCAAGAGCAAAAGGGTTTggtttgttcttcttcttcttattctcagAAGAATTACCAGGTGTCCCACAGCAATTCCCCATAACAATttctaaataacaataaaaaatcaatCTTTGAGCTAAACAATGCCATATTCAAATATTCATTCAGATTCTAACTTTcttgaa
The DNA window shown above is from Solanum lycopersicum chromosome 11, SLM_r2.1 and carries:
- the LOC101247097 gene encoding calcium-dependent protein kinase 7 codes for the protein MGNCCGTPGNSSENKKKKNKPNPFALDYGATQASGGDGNKLVVLKDPTGHNIQEKYDLGCELGRGEFGVTYLCTDVDTGDKYACKSISKKKLRTAVDIDDVRREVEIMKHLPKHPNIVTLKDTYEDDNAVHIVMELCEGGELFDRIVARGHYTERAAAVIMKTIVEVVQMCHMHGVMHRDLKPENFLFGNKKETAPLKAIDFGLSVFFKPGERFNEIVGSPYYMAPEVLKRNYGPEVDVWSAGVILYILLCGVPPFWAETEQGVAQAIIRSVVDFKRDPWPKVSDNAKDLVKKMLDPDPTRRLTAQQVLEHTWLQNIKKAPNVSLGETVKARLKQFSVMNKLKKRALTIMAEFLSAEEVAGMKDAFDMMDTGKKGKINLGELKNGLQKLGHQIPDVDLQILMEAADVDGDGSLNYGEFVAVSVHLRKMANDEHLHKAFSVFDRDQSGYIEIEELRSALSDEDGGNSEEVINAIMHDVDTDKDGRISYEEFAAMMKAGTDWRKASRQYSRERFNSLSLKLMRDGSIQVGKEEGR